Proteins encoded in a region of the Zea mays cultivar B73 chromosome 2, Zm-B73-REFERENCE-NAM-5.0, whole genome shotgun sequence genome:
- the LOC100273056 gene encoding Probable auxin efflux carrier component 5b, with product MIGWGDVYKVVAAMAPLYFALGLGYGSVRWWKLFSPDQCDAVNRLVAYFAVPFFAFDFAARIDPFALSYRVLAADALSKLAVALALAAWATAAASASARRGGGGKGKDRALSWCITGFSLATLNNTLVVGVPLLDAMYGKWARDLIVQISVVQIIVYFPALLLALEARRAGKLAVVAEEAAGDADESGGGGSGGGTTAAQSLWPLVTAVWKKVARNPNVYAGILGVSWACVTNRWHIETPSIIEGSVLVMSKTGVGLSMFSMGLFMALQEKVIVCGAWPTVLGMALRFVAGPAATAAGAVALGLRGDVLRLAVMQAALPQSITTFVFAREYGLHPEVLSTAVIFGTLASLPVLIVYYIVLGLIRC from the exons ATGATAGGGTGGGGCGACGTGTACAAGGTggtggcggccatggcgccgctcTACTTCGCGCTGGGGCTCGGTTACGGCTCGGTGCGGTGGTGGAAGCTGTTCTCGCCGGACCAGTGCGATGCCGTGAACCGCCTCGTGGCCTACTTCGCCGTGCCCTTCTTCGCCTTCGACTTCGCCGCGCGCATCGACCCCTTCGCGCTCAGCTACCGGGTCCTGGCCGCTGACGCGCTGTCCAAGCTTGCCGTCGCGCTCGCTCTCGCTGCCTGGGCCACCGCAGCAGCGTCCGCGTCCGCGCGCcgtggcggcggcggcaagggcaaggACAGAGCCCTGTCGTGGTGCATCACGGGGTTCTCGCTCGCCACGCTCAACAACACGCTCGTCGTGGGCGTGCCGCTCCTGGACGCCATGTACGGCAAGTGGGCGCGCGATCTCATCGTGCAGATCTCCGTGGTGCAGATCATCGTCTACTTCCCCGCTTTGCTGCTCGCGTTGGAGGCCAGGCGCGCCGGCAAGCTGGCCGTCGTCGCGGAGGAAGCTGCAGGTGACGCTGACgaaagcggcggcggcggctcgggTGGCGGGACGACGGCGGCTCAGTCGTTATGGCCGCTGGTCACAGCGGTCTGGAAGAAGGTGGCGAGGAACCCGAACGTCTACGCGGGCATTCTTGGCGTCTCGTGGGCTTGCGTCACCAACAG GTGGCACATCGAGACGCCGAGCATCATCGAGGGCTCCGTGCTCGTCATGTCCAAGACAGGCGTTGGCCTCTCCATGTTTAGCATGG ggctgttcatgGCGCTGCAGGAGAAGGTCATCGTGTGCGGCGCCTGGCCAACCGTGCTCGGCATGGCGCTGCGGTTCGTGGCCGGGCCGGCCGCCACCGCCGCCGGGGCCGTGGCTCTCGGCCTCCGCGGCGACGTCCTGCGCCTCGCCGTCATGCAGGCCGCGCTCCCCCAGTCCATCACCACGTTCGTGTTCGCCAGGGAGTACGGCCTGCACCCGGAGGTGCTGAGCACGGC GGTTATCTTCGGGACGCTGGCGTCGTTGCCCGTGCTCATCGTCTACTACATTGTTCTAGGCTTGATACGGTGTTAG